A window of the Caldalkalibacillus salinus genome harbors these coding sequences:
- a CDS encoding MOSC domain-containing protein has protein sequence MHTTRYNIEALHAGQPKEVEVNGSRYLTSINKARIEDRRYLSTHNVEGDAQADLKNHGGKDKALCIYPVEHYSYWETVLGHSLAHGAFGENVTINGRVEADVYIGDTYQFGEAVIQVSQPRQPCYKLANKWHKESLVTMVHDTGYSGYYVRVLQEGYISTEDHWKLIDQGEERCTVRMANEAMFTSSDTQFIAKVAQTEGLAENWQRRLLKKLKRLSPS, from the coding sequence ATGCATACAACGCGTTACAACATTGAGGCATTACATGCTGGGCAACCTAAGGAAGTGGAGGTTAATGGCAGCCGTTACTTAACGAGTATCAATAAGGCAAGGATTGAAGACAGGAGATATCTTTCGACTCATAACGTAGAAGGGGATGCTCAAGCAGACTTAAAGAATCACGGGGGCAAAGATAAAGCTCTGTGTATCTACCCAGTCGAACACTATTCATACTGGGAGACTGTTTTAGGGCACTCTCTTGCACACGGTGCATTTGGAGAAAATGTCACTATAAATGGCCGTGTAGAAGCGGACGTGTACATAGGGGATACTTATCAATTTGGGGAAGCCGTTATACAAGTAAGTCAACCGAGGCAGCCTTGTTACAAATTAGCAAACAAATGGCATAAAGAGTCGTTGGTCACGATGGTCCATGATACAGGTTACAGCGGATACTATGTTCGTGTACTACAAGAAGGGTATATTTCTACTGAAGACCACTGGAAACTAATAGACCAAGGTGAAGAACGCTGTACTGTTCGTATGGCAAATGAGGCCATGTTCACGTCTAGTGATACTCAGTTTATAGCCAAAGTAGCGCAAACCGAAGGGCTGGCAGAGAATTGGCAACGTCGATTATTGAAAAAATTAAAGCGCCTATCGCCATCGTAA
- the prli42 gene encoding stressosome-associated protein Prli42: MLPKKLVKTVVYIIIGSLVLSSLVMGAGFFL; this comes from the coding sequence GTGCTACCTAAAAAATTAGTCAAAACTGTTGTATATATTATCATCGGCTCTCTGGTACTTTCTAGCTTAGTGATGGGAGCAGGTTTCTTCTTATAA
- a CDS encoding acyl-CoA mutase large subunit family protein yields MNKEDLEFAELFEEWKQKTEELIKKYPERKEQFTTSSGLHIDRVYLPDDRDDRYIESQGFPGQFPYTRGIQPTMYRARHWTMRQYAGFGSAEETNKRFKYLLEQGQTGLSVAFDLPTQIGYDSDDAMARGEVGKVGVAIDSLADMEALLFEIPLNKVSTSMTINAPASVLLAMYIAVAEKQGVQSTALSGTIQNDILKEYIARGTYIFPPQPSMRLITDIFAYCAEHVPKWNTISISGYHIREAGSTAVQELAFTIANGMAYVDAALEAGLDIDRFAPRLAFFFNAHNQFFEEIAKFRAARRIWAHIMKHKYGAKKEKSLQLRFHTQTGGSTLTAQQPDNNIVRVTIQALSAILGGTQSLHTNARDEALALPTEQSARIALRTQQILAHESGVADTVDPLGGSYFVEQLTDQIQAEVQKYLDKIEERGGAVAAVEQGYMQREIHQAAYDMQKSIESEKEIVVGMNKFAVEDEPQPELMRVDPTLGDKQKAKLQQLRQDRDNQRVDETLEKLKRVAQTQDNLMPYILEAVKAYATIGEICNVLRAEFGEYQGV; encoded by the coding sequence ATGAATAAGGAGGATCTTGAATTTGCCGAATTGTTCGAAGAATGGAAACAAAAAACAGAGGAGTTAATTAAGAAGTACCCTGAAAGAAAGGAACAGTTTACCACATCTTCCGGTCTCCATATCGATCGCGTTTATTTACCCGACGATAGAGACGACCGTTATATTGAATCTCAGGGCTTCCCTGGACAGTTTCCTTACACCAGAGGCATCCAGCCGACGATGTATCGTGCAAGACACTGGACAATGCGTCAGTATGCAGGGTTTGGTTCTGCGGAAGAAACCAATAAGCGCTTTAAGTATCTTTTGGAGCAAGGGCAAACTGGCTTAAGTGTGGCTTTTGACCTTCCTACGCAGATAGGCTACGACTCTGATGATGCGATGGCACGTGGGGAAGTAGGTAAGGTCGGTGTCGCTATCGATTCATTGGCAGATATGGAAGCGCTTTTATTTGAAATACCGTTAAATAAAGTCAGTACATCTATGACCATTAATGCCCCCGCAAGCGTATTATTAGCGATGTATATCGCTGTTGCCGAGAAGCAAGGGGTCCAATCGACGGCGCTATCGGGTACGATTCAAAACGATATTCTAAAAGAGTATATTGCTCGGGGGACATATATTTTTCCGCCTCAACCCTCTATGAGACTAATCACAGATATTTTCGCTTATTGTGCGGAGCACGTCCCTAAATGGAACACGATTAGTATCAGTGGATATCACATTCGAGAAGCCGGTTCAACAGCTGTACAAGAATTAGCATTCACGATTGCCAACGGTATGGCTTACGTTGATGCAGCCCTAGAAGCAGGGTTAGATATTGATCGATTTGCACCGCGGCTGGCCTTTTTCTTTAACGCCCATAATCAGTTTTTTGAAGAGATCGCCAAATTCCGTGCAGCTCGAAGAATATGGGCGCATATCATGAAACATAAGTACGGGGCCAAAAAAGAAAAGTCGTTGCAATTGAGATTTCACACGCAAACGGGCGGATCGACACTGACAGCACAGCAACCGGATAACAATATCGTAAGGGTGACCATTCAAGCTTTAAGTGCCATTTTAGGTGGGACGCAAAGTTTACACACCAATGCGCGAGATGAGGCATTGGCCTTACCTACAGAACAATCCGCTAGAATTGCACTAAGAACGCAGCAGATCCTCGCTCATGAAAGTGGTGTAGCCGATACAGTCGATCCGCTTGGAGGTTCATATTTTGTTGAACAGCTTACCGATCAGATACAAGCCGAAGTACAAAAATATCTAGACAAGATTGAAGAACGAGGTGGGGCAGTTGCAGCCGTTGAGCAAGGGTACATGCAACGTGAGATTCATCAAGCCGCGTATGACATGCAGAAGAGTATCGAAAGTGAGAAAGAGATCGTCGTGGGGATGAATAAATTTGCAGTAGAGGATGAACCTCAACCCGAGCTTATGAGGGTAGATCCAACACTAGGTGACAAACAAAAGGCCAAACTACAACAACTGCGACAAGATCGGGACAATCAACGTGTGGATGAGACGCTGGAAAAACTTAAGCGGGTGGCCCAGACCCAAGACAACCTGATGCCCTATATTTTAGAGGCAGTCAAAGCTTATGCCACCATCGGAGAAATCTGTAACGTCCTTAGAGCTGAATTTGGGGAGTACCAAGGGGTTTGA
- the mce gene encoding methylmalonyl-CoA epimerase, with the protein MRNIRVLVAKPGLDGHDRGALVIAQALRDEGMEVIYSGLRQSPEQIVASAIQEDVDCIGLSCLSGAHNELFPEVTRLLKDQGASDIIVVGGGVIPAEDIPYLEEKGVAKIFTPGTATKDTADFIRFALAERQGEQQLDPPRKISHIGIAVESLEEALPFYQQLGLQLEGIETVEEEQVKVAFLKIGESKIELLESTTPEGPIATFIQRKGPGIHHIALDVDDIRSRLQHLKDKGVRLIHDGPKKGAEQSEIAFIHPKASGGVLYELTQPHSQSEGHFDDNDREVKERQRNESISEDK; encoded by the coding sequence ATGAGAAATATACGTGTACTTGTTGCCAAACCGGGGTTAGATGGACATGATCGTGGCGCGCTTGTGATTGCCCAGGCTTTAAGAGATGAAGGGATGGAAGTCATATATTCCGGGCTTCGGCAATCACCAGAGCAGATTGTTGCGAGTGCCATTCAAGAAGATGTCGATTGTATTGGCTTATCATGTTTATCCGGTGCCCATAACGAACTGTTTCCCGAGGTCACACGTTTACTTAAAGACCAAGGGGCCTCGGATATTATCGTTGTAGGTGGCGGCGTTATTCCTGCGGAGGACATACCCTACTTAGAAGAAAAAGGGGTCGCCAAGATATTCACGCCAGGTACAGCGACAAAGGATACCGCTGACTTCATACGATTTGCGCTAGCAGAGAGACAAGGTGAACAACAACTTGACCCACCACGAAAAATATCCCATATCGGTATTGCAGTTGAGTCCCTAGAGGAAGCCCTTCCCTTTTACCAGCAATTAGGTTTACAGCTTGAGGGAATTGAAACAGTCGAAGAAGAACAGGTTAAAGTCGCATTTTTAAAGATTGGCGAGAGTAAGATTGAACTCCTAGAATCCACCACTCCAGAAGGCCCCATTGCGACATTCATACAACGGAAGGGGCCTGGTATCCATCACATCGCATTAGATGTAGACGACATACGCTCACGATTACAGCACCTCAAGGATAAAGGCGTTAGACTCATCCATGATGGTCCAAAAAAAGGTGCTGAACAATCAGAGATTGCCTTTATTCATCCTAAGGCGTCTGGTGGTGTGTTATATGAACTGACTCAACCTCATTCACAAAGCGAAGGTCATTTTGACGATAATGATAGAGAAGTAAAGGAGCGTCAGCGTAATGAGTCAATATCTGAAGACAAGTGA